The segment AATGATGATGCAGATTAAAGGGAGATCATGCTAGCTTTATTAGTATtcaagcagtaaaaaaaaaaaaaaaaagtgatttgtCATACATTGACAGAGTAGAGACAGGTAATAGCAAAACAGAACATTAAGAGTTTGAAAGCTTAACAGAAGAAACAAGGCAAGGTCAATTATCCAGTCCAGAACAACAGAGCTGCTCATCAGAAAACAGACGGGGAAATTTTCCCATTAGTCCATTAACATCATTATGCATCCAATGTCCAGGAACAAAGACGACTGACTAGAGGGAGAAAATGAATTaggaaaaaatcattttattgctATTTACAAAAGCTATAATATGTTAAAAACAAGttaatagcaaaaaaaaaaaaaaatgcatttcctCACCGGTCTCCTTATAACCTCTACTCGCTCTTTAGCGCTTTTTTCAGGGCAGACACCACTTCAGCAGGATCGGGAAACTTCAGTTTGCGTGGAGGACCCTTCTTAATGCCAGACCACAAAACAATCTCTGCTCAGGAGAAAGAAATACAGAGGCAGCATATGCAAACAACTCTTTGGACATCCATAAATTGTGCTGTACAATTTTGTTACTCGATGGCATCAGAAAAGAGACATATATGGATACTGGTTGGCAGTCTTACCTTTGTCTCCCTCCATCAGCGTGACCTCAAAGCTGTTCCGCCGAGGTTTCTGTGGATTGAGTACCACCTGAAGATCAGGGTGGGAAGCCGCAAGTGCCTCACGCACACCTTCCGCATTCCGCCCGTAAACCCGTCAGCTTTTACTGTAAAGCAGCAAGAATATGAACATGACTCACATATAAGGGTGTCAAAGCTTTTTTATTAAAAGGGCAATATCTGCCACCTGcaagtcattttttttaaggtgCCATTTTATCTTTATGAGGGAGTTTTTCTTTTCTAATAATATGAAGACAGTCTTCTAATCATGTAAAACACTACAACTGATTGAATATATTCTATTAATATGGCTTTAAAATCAAAGTAGCAAAACAAAGCACCTGTAAATAACACACAAATTATTACACACTCAACACTGcatgaacattttaaataactaGCCATGTGTTCTCACCAATGCTCGATGACGACCCTTTGTCCTGTTTCTTCATCTTTTTTCTCTACGCCATCAAGCTTTTCTATCTTCTCCTCCACTGCAGCTGCTTCTGAATCTACATCAGCCTTGCGCTTCCGACCACGACCtgcatatttaaagggttagttcacccaaaaatgaaaataatgtcatttattactcacccgtTTACTCAGACCTTtgtgaagcttcagagcgttatgaatcttttgtgtcgaagcatgattcggatcgcgtgtcaaaccaccaaactgctgaaatcacgtgactttggcgctccgaaccgctgattcgacacgctgattcataatgctctgaagcttcctgaagcagtgttttgaaatcggccatcactatataagttgttatttcggggttttttggcacaccaaaaatattctcgtcgctttataatattaatattgaaccactgtactcacatgaactgatttaaatatgtttttagtacattaatggatcttgagagaggaaatgtcattgctggctatgcaggcctcactgagccatcggatttcaacaaaaatatcttaatttgcgttctgaagatgaacgaaggtcttacgggtgtggaaagacatgagggcgagtaataaatgaaattattttcatttttgggtgaactaaccctttaagtggatCACAGAGTTTCAATTTtgcatacattaaaataaactggtaatcaaaattgcatttttatatatatatatatatatatatatatatatatatatatatatatatatatatatatatatatatatgtgtgtgtgtgtgtgtgtgtgtgtatgtatatatatgcacacacatatgTACTGTCTGTACAaccactttacaataaggtcttatTTGCTTATTGATTACAAACCCACTTTGCATACTTGTTGtcataatacattaatattCTTAATACAcacaatatttatttgtataatattCATAATTGTAgtctaattattatttattatggtCTCAAAAGCAGAAATCAGCAATTTAAAGGACATTTAAATCAGCATCCCATCAGCTATGAACAAAGTAATTTCAGTCAACCTGTAGTTATTGGGTTATATACGATATGCATTCATACTCGTTCGCAAGTTAATTATACGAACTTAAATTTGAGGAATTGTATGAAAGATTTTGCCTAATGTAAAATCTCTTGAGAAGGCGTGCCCTCACACAACCACCTTGACTCCCACTGAAAATACAGAACATGACAAACACGAAAACTCATATTCTGTTCATGTGAAGCGCAGCACAAAAGATAAAGTAATCTATTCTagtttaaagacattaaaaagttTTCAACACGTTCTGTGTTACGCACCTGATTTGGCTCGGGTCGCCATTGCAGCAACATGAGAAGTGTTTGGCGGGAAATGTTGAAGAAATAAAGCGACACGGACAGTGCCACCTTCTGGTGTGGAAAGTCTTGACAGTCTTCGCAGTCAAGGTATTTTTGAAGTTAGTGtgtaaaaacattgaaaatgtcCCGGTATAGGGGTGTCATGCATTATACagtattaatttgtttaaatatgaAAGATAATGTAGAGTAATAGAGTTTTACACCACTACCAAGACGTTTTTTACCTTAATAACCACAAAATATAgaggtgaattcaggttgattaggacactttctccaagtcatttcaaaggcaaaaagtgtcccatcaccctgaattcacccctatcaaaattaatttgaataaaaaaattgaaaacacAATTACAGAAagtatttttattggctttttgtgtatttttatatgaataaattaGAACACTGAAAAAATCGAAAATCAGTGTAAAATACAGTTCTAAATGTTTGAAGCACTAAGTCAGGATCTCATTATATAGCTGTAGATCATTTGTCTTTCATGTTTGGCTCTCAGAGTCTTGAAAGAAACAGAAAGTACACAAGACAAGACAATtagaaattaaaggtgcaataggtgattctctacagaaacactttttgttatactagttgaaagtctcctcatatcctgatGTTAAATGGTctaagtgtatttttataaatatatatcgtctgtggaaggcgtaggaccaAAAAACGTTCATCTAATTATTATATTCAGCCCGAATTAAATAATatgatgtcctacctgcctgtcaacataGGCTATATTTTTACATACCCTTGCGCACCTCTGTGTGAAGTCTCTTCCAGTATGGGACATCCGAAGATGTTTTAATTCTTACATATGTGTCTTTGAGCAGCTGTATTTCTTCCCTGTTCATGGTCTGTCTTAAAATGAATTTTCTAAGGGAAATCAGTGCTGACAATCCATACTGTAGCCTAATAAAGAACAAGCAGATGCCACAatcaataaatgtatttaattataatgCTAAAATTATACTTACATGATATGATTAGGCCTTCAACAAAAAGACACAACaattaataaatgcatattttaattattatactaAAATTATAGGCTACTTACGTGAAATGATTAGGCCTTCAGTCCTGTAATAAAGAACAACAAACAGATGCaacaattaataaatgtatagtttAATGATTATACTAAAGTTATACTTATCTACCAGCAGAAATACCATGTCtggatgaaatgaaatgttctggAGCAGAAACAATTTACTTAAGGAGACCAGTGCAGTCCTTGCAGACCATCAGTACTGTTATGATGGACAATGAACATCACATATCAAACTTCAGATTTTACAACAGAACACATCAAATAAGATGCCATAAATCTTGAATGTTTGGCAGTTTTGATCATTGTTATTTTATGAGAGAAACCACACAATGTCAATGTTAAGATCCATGTTAAGCGTTGTTACTTCAGATCACCATCATCGCCTCACAAATAGCCTGAAATCATCACCTTTACCTGTGCTTCATTAAAGTCTcactttattcctttaaaaTGTCTTGGTGATCTGTATAAAAATCAGCACAGTATTACCAATGTTTTGGCAATGGTTCTCAGTCGAGAATCAAAGATCCAAATCcagaaattttaattaatttacagtgctttaaaaaaaataaattcataatgCAGCTGGAACGCATGACATCTTCACAAGTGAAAGACAAAGCCTATAGGCCATATACAATGTAGTATCAACAAAATACAATAAgactataaattatgcaaattaaaTTAAGAAATAGCCTACAATAAATAAAGTGACGTTACATGATTGGGCTAGCCTACAATAATTAAACAAATCTTCCACAGTTTTTCTgggtttgtgtttttctttctatctttgtttgtttgtttgtttgttttgtttatacttttatttttagaggttttttttgttacatttagattattttGCTATTTTGATTCTAAAAGGGTCAAAATGGTCCATATTTCTGATGAATATTCAACcagtaaataacaaaatagaaGACCTTTTTATGTGGAATTATAAGTTttctttgcttttgtttttttgaagaaCAAGGTATTacaggcatatatatatatatatatatatatatatatatatggttatgGAATCATACTTGggaataaagctctttctgattctgaacaCGTTTTAAATTAGTCAGATTTTTCGATTCTTTATTTATATGAAATTTACGGAACACAGTCCAACGATTCAGagtcaaaatacagtaaataaccATATCTGTGcagtaataattttaattatttaaaatttaaaatttcttttactgtctatggtaaTAACTGCAAGCTGAGAGGATCTTGGTCATTGGTCAACCATTGCATGACATCATCTCCAGGCGACACGACGACACCATCGCTGTGGTGTGTTGGTTTGGCAACACACCGGTCTGCTGTGAAGAAAGAAGAGATTATCTGTTAATTACAAGGTACAATTTAAACAGTGGATGTTTGGAAGAGTGTAAACACGTTacgaaatattaaaaaatatcagttGCAAAAGCCCAACCTCGTCAGTTTCATTATATTCAACGGGCTAACAGTAACAAGCTAATACAGTGTGAcataattcaaataaaacacagtatttaCCAAGATATATCACAGAGGGGACGAATTCAAACAGGTATAGCACAGTCATTTGTTACCGTCTCATGTTTGAGTATAGTAAAGTAACTCGCAAACATTGAACATCTTAGTTTTTTCTCTATCACAGCCATGACTGCAGAAGTCCCAGAAAAGTCAGCCGAGGAGGGCCTGAGTTCGTCGGGCAGTGCTGGGACTTCAGGCACACGATTCGACCTGGAGAAAGAGACAGAACTGCGTTTTGAGGTCGAAGCAGGAGAACGAGTCCAGCTCGAGCTGTTCTCCGGTATGGCAGAGGTGTTCGGATCCGAACTGAACCGAAATAAGAAGTACACTTTCGGGCCAGGCTCTAAGATCGCTGTGTTCACCTGGCATGGATGCACTGTGTCACTTTCAGGCAAGACAGAGGTGAGAGAGGCTAAAAGGATGTCGGTGGATACAATGACAAGGAACATGAATCAATTCAAACATGTCTTTCTTCTATAAATATAGGTGGCTTATGTGTCCAAAGATACCCCCATGATGCTGTATCTCAACACCCATGCAGCTCTAGAGCAGATGAGACGTCAAGCGGAGAAAGACAATGAGAGAGGCCCTCGGGTATGTTAACAGATGTCCCAAGCAATTTATTTCaaaggtttagggtcagtaagtttttattttaaagaaagtaatacttttactcagcagtttccacaaaaataataagcaacaacttcttgagtagcaaatcagcctattagaatgatttctgaaggatcatgtgacactgaagactgaatgatgctgaaaattcagctttgccatcacatgaataaattacattaaaataaactaaattgtaataatattctagaatattgctgtttttctgatttttgatcaaataaatgcagatttggtgagcagaagaataGGAGAATCCGATGATAAAACGATTATAGATGCGTCTTGATGCATCATATACAGGATTTATTTTTCCACACTGTGTGACTATAGGCCTATATGTAGttaatgggatagttcacccaaaaatgaaaattctgtcatttactcaacctcaagtggttccaaacccgtatgaatttcttttttctgctaAACACAAAGGAAGAATGCCAGTAACCAAACCGATCTCGCCAcccatttactaccatagtaggaaaaataaatactgtggGGGGTGAGGTAttattcttccaaatatcttcctttgtgttcagcagaacaaagaaattcatacgggtttggaactagttgagggtgagtaaatgatgacagaattttcatttttgggtgaactatccctttaagttgtgTTTTAAACAGGGTTTGTTTTCATAGGTAATGGTAGTCGGACCAACTGATGTGGGAAAGACAACAGTATGTCGAGTGTTGTTAAACTATGCTGTGCGACTGGGACGAAGACCTACGCTGGTAGAACTGGATGTCGGCCAGAGCAGCGTGAGTAACAGATACCTGAACGATCAATGCAACATCTGCTAAACATTACAGAACTGTAAGAAATGAATTGCTATATGGATGCTTAATTGTTCTTGTCTGTAGGTCTCTGTGCCTGGAACTATGGCAGCTCTGTGCATCGAGCGTCCTGCTGACGTAGAAGAAGGCTTCTCTGTGCAGGCCCCGCTTGTTTTTCACTTTGGCTCCACCACACCAGGAACAAACATCAAACTTTACAACAAGGTAATGACAAATTTGCACTTAAGGGATTTGTTGTCTTTATACTTAAGTGATACACTGAGCTTTTGGCCATAAATTATTAGAGCAGATTGAGCTTGGCCACAAACTATCCTGACACTGTTTAATCAATAATAACAAGCAGCACATTAATCTTTCACTTAAATGCAGCTATAAAGTCTTGCtcttcttctgtaattgttgaTGAAACAACCAAGTCAATTTATGTAGCAGTAACTGAGGGAAAAGTAGTACTCGCTGGTTGCATTGTAACATGttcattttataaatcattttacAGCACACCAGCCACTGTGTCTAGTggtttccaaagttactagccactcagcattttcactagccacaattttgacatcgataccatggggaaaaacttccatatataaatatatttaatattatctcattatTTAGCAGCagaaatattaggctgctgtcactttaagacctgatgcacggaTCTATAATACTGTTACATgtgcattttcttttctttcgtttcagatatttttgacaacactacattgcgcttagtttattatttcagaagCCATTTTAAAAAGACTACAGCTgacaaatgtatatataaaattcaactcGTATACATGAAATTAAATTGTTAACCCATTTACTTGTTCAATGTATgttcctgtttttgttttgttttttaaagaaattcatatttttatttagcaaggatgcactaaattgatcaaaactgacaCTAAAAACTTTTACATGGTTGCAAAAAACtttgttcttttgagctttctattcatcaatgaaatgcattcCATTAAATTCCATTAAAATTCCATTAAAAATTTTAAGCAGCactactgttttcaacactgataataagaaatgtttcttgagcagcaaatcagcatattaaaatgatttctgaaggatcatgtgacactgaagactggagtaatgatgctgaaaattcagctatgccatcacaggaataaatattttattatgttataaTATGCATCCTGGGTGAACATTAAGCCCCTTTCACACAGAGATTCTGGAAAATACATGGATAATGTGTCCCGGGATTTGCATCTGGCAATTTTCTGGGATCAACGCGCTGTGAAAGGGGCTTAAGAGACTTTGTtgaaaaatcttaccaaccccaaaattttgaactgtagtgtatgtCAGATTACAGAAGTAACAGGTTGTGAATGCTGTTTCAAGTTGACTTCACTATGAATAATCCAGACaaattaaaagaatgttgttaTAATGACtaattttttctctctttttttgtgtgtagctGACTTCAAACCTTGCAGAAGTGTTTTCCCAGCGCTGCGAAGTGAACCGCAAAGCTAGTGTGGGTGGCTGTATAATTAACACCTGTGGATGGGTCAAAGGTTCCGGCTACCAGGCTCTGGTCCACTGTGCTTCAGCCTTCGAGGTGGATGTTGTTCTAGTCCTGGACCAGGAGCGTCTCTACAATGAGCTTAAACGTGACCTGCCACACTTTGTACGTGTCGTCCTTCTTCCAAAATCTGGTGGCGTGGTGGAGCGCTCCAAGGACTGCCGGCGAGAGTCACGGGACGAAAAGATCCGGGAATACTTCTATGGTTTCCGTGGAACTTCCTTTTACCCTCACGCCTTTGATGTGCGCTTTTCAGATGTGCGCATTTACAAGATCGGTGCGCCCTCTATCCCAGACTCCTGTCTTCCCCTGGGTATGTCTCAAGACGACACCCAGCTTAAACTTGTCCCAGTCAGCCCTGGCAGGGATTTGACCCACCACGTGCTGAGTGTGAGTTCGGTGGAGGATGAAGCCGAGGCAGGTGCGGGTCAGAGCAGAGGGATTCTAGAGAGCCCCGTGTGTGGCTTCATAGTGGTGACGGCGGTGGACACACAAGCTCAGGTGATGACGGTTCTCTCACCGGCGCCCAGACCACTGCCACGACACACTCTGCTCATCATGGACATTCGCTTCATTGACCTTAAATAGAAACATACAAGTATTTGTAGCTATGTTTGGTTTTCAAAGGgctcattttaattatgtacaTTTGTAAAAGCtgctgtattattttattttttaataaattcagatGCAATTTTATCTGTCCTTCTGaacatacaataaaacaaaccaaaacCAGTTTGACTGTTATTCTGCATgccatttttttcttcagtgaaaTTGCATCCTTTGAGCAAACAAATTGAGCAATTATTATGTTGACATGATAGATATTGTGTAGATACGAATCTCTTCCGGATCTCAGTTTGGGTGTCCTATACCTGTCCTTAAATGATGCTGGTGCCGAAGAAGATGATGATGCCTTGTTAAGAGTTTTATTTTTGGCTTATCAGACTCTACATCGGATAAACGACTTGGGGAGTTTTCAGCCCCGGGCATATACAGATCAAAAGCCGTTTCGCCGGCCGTAGAAAGACACTGAGATTAAGGGAGAGAGAGTATAGAGAGAGCTGAAGCTCCTCTTCCATCAGATAATACCGCTGCCCCGGGACCGGGATGTAGAAGAGAAACCGAGTCTCTAAATCACAGGATGTGTGATTAAATGCCTGCCATTTAAAGTACGTAAACAGTGGATATATCCGACACAGAGTGAGTATATACCAGTGGATGATATTCATAATAGATgtgttattacatttaaaaagtgtTAGACTCAATTTGCTATTTGCTTTTGCTCTGTGTCGACATCAGATCAATATAACCGCGTTTGAGATTCCTTCAGTCGAGGCTATAATAAATGGAGTCCGAGGCGTCACTTTGCGGCCTAGTTAAACAGAACGCAAAACACGAAATGAAAACTTAAATTATCGTATTTTGGTGTTGTTCATCAGTTATTTATCctaatattgaataaatatgcATTCTTCTTGTGTTTTGAAGTATTGTTTTACTGTAAGGTAGTAAGTTATTTCGGAGGACTACATTCTTAGCTGTGGTGGTAAGCTAACGAAGACGGGACAAAACCGTAGGGTTTTGGGTTTTTGATTCAGAATTTTGCTTTCATGTCTGAAATTGTTTATGTTTTGATATT is part of the Megalobrama amblycephala isolate DHTTF-2021 linkage group LG23, ASM1881202v1, whole genome shotgun sequence genome and harbors:
- the clp1 gene encoding polyribonucleotide 5'-hydroxyl-kinase Clp1 produces the protein MTAEVPEKSAEEGLSSSGSAGTSGTRFDLEKETELRFEVEAGERVQLELFSGMAEVFGSELNRNKKYTFGPGSKIAVFTWHGCTVSLSGKTEVAYVSKDTPMMLYLNTHAALEQMRRQAEKDNERGPRVMVVGPTDVGKTTVCRVLLNYAVRLGRRPTLVELDVGQSSVSVPGTMAALCIERPADVEEGFSVQAPLVFHFGSTTPGTNIKLYNKLTSNLAEVFSQRCEVNRKASVGGCIINTCGWVKGSGYQALVHCASAFEVDVVLVLDQERLYNELKRDLPHFVRVVLLPKSGGVVERSKDCRRESRDEKIREYFYGFRGTSFYPHAFDVRFSDVRIYKIGAPSIPDSCLPLGMSQDDTQLKLVPVSPGRDLTHHVLSVSSVEDEAEAGAGQSRGILESPVCGFIVVTAVDTQAQVMTVLSPAPRPLPRHTLLIMDIRFIDLK
- the selenoh gene encoding selenoprotein H; its protein translation is MATRAKSGRGRKRKADVDSEAAAVEEKIEKLDGVEKKDEETGQRVVIEHCKSURVYGRNAEGVREALAASHPDLQVVLNPQKPRRNSFEVTLMEGDKEIVLWSGIKKGPPRKLKFPDPAEVVSALKKALKSE